A genomic segment from Candidatus Binataceae bacterium encodes:
- a CDS encoding UGSC family (seleno)protein produces MLRASAIAEAAGVPSVSLVCEGFMGQAATTSVGLGMPNLPLAMVPGHVDVQSAEELKANIVRVTLERVINGLTAAPAAVTSLGTEPAPRDIVFTGTFEEVNRLFYENEWSDGLPIVPPTIAKVDEFLRYTERAPDEVLGVMLPDNRKATVWSVAVNGVMAGCRPEYLPVLVAAVEAMADPGYGVEHSGNTPGAETLIILNGPIIKQLGFNYEQGALRDGFVANTSVGRFWRLYLRNVAGFLPHKTDKGTFGNTWRVVLAENEDALARIGWEPLAAERGFRRGDNVVTISRYTGGDVIASVHGNSAEELLPYLADALAKQIGWEVVFTVGMANSSQQPLLVLSPILAETIARSGYSRRDVQRYLFERARIPARKFEQYIGKYTHFIPDNRTLVDLVNMGKAPSVFAASDDPDRMVPIVGKPEDFLIAVSGDPLRTNAYVFVHNGILGYTTSKAIRLPRDWPALLAAARLA; encoded by the coding sequence GTGCTGCGGGCGAGCGCGATCGCCGAGGCCGCCGGCGTGCCCAGCGTCTCGCTGGTATGCGAGGGCTTCATGGGCCAGGCCGCGACGACCTCGGTCGGGCTGGGGATGCCCAACCTGCCGCTGGCGATGGTCCCCGGCCACGTTGACGTCCAGAGCGCCGAGGAACTTAAGGCCAATATCGTGCGCGTCACACTCGAGCGCGTAATCAACGGGCTGACCGCGGCGCCCGCCGCCGTGACCTCGCTTGGCACCGAACCCGCCCCGCGCGACATCGTCTTCACCGGCACTTTCGAGGAAGTCAACCGGCTCTTCTACGAGAACGAATGGAGCGACGGGCTGCCGATCGTGCCGCCCACGATCGCCAAGGTCGACGAGTTCCTGCGTTACACCGAACGCGCGCCCGACGAAGTGCTCGGCGTGATGCTCCCCGACAATCGCAAGGCGACCGTATGGAGCGTCGCGGTCAACGGGGTGATGGCGGGATGCCGTCCGGAATACCTGCCGGTGCTAGTGGCCGCGGTCGAGGCGATGGCCGACCCGGGCTACGGCGTCGAGCACAGCGGCAATACGCCCGGCGCGGAAACCCTGATCATCCTCAACGGCCCGATTATCAAGCAGCTCGGCTTCAACTACGAACAGGGCGCGTTGCGCGACGGTTTTGTCGCCAACACCAGCGTCGGGCGTTTCTGGCGACTGTACCTGCGCAACGTCGCCGGCTTCCTGCCGCACAAGACCGACAAGGGCACCTTCGGCAACACCTGGCGCGTCGTGCTGGCCGAAAACGAGGACGCCCTTGCGCGTATCGGATGGGAACCGCTCGCAGCCGAGCGCGGCTTTAGGCGCGGCGACAACGTGGTCACGATTTCGCGCTACACCGGCGGCGACGTGATCGCGTCGGTGCATGGCAACTCGGCCGAGGAGCTGCTGCCGTACCTGGCCGACGCGCTCGCTAAGCAGATCGGATGGGAGGTGGTGTTCACGGTCGGGATGGCGAATTCGAGCCAGCAGCCGCTGTTGGTGCTCAGCCCGATCCTGGCCGAGACGATCGCCCGCTCCGGCTACTCCAGGCGCGACGTGCAGCGCTACCTGTTCGAGCGCGCGCGTATTCCGGCCCGGAAGTTTGAACAGTATATTGGCAAATATACTCACTTCATTCCGGACAACCGCACGCTCGTCGACCTGGTCAACATGGGCAAGGCGCCGAGCGTCTTCGCCGCCTCCGACGATCCCGACCGGATGGTGCCGATCGTCGGCAAGCCCGAGGACTTCCTGATCGCGGTCAGCGGCGACCCGCTGCGCACCAACGCGTACGTCTTCGTGCATAACGGGATTCTCGGCTACACGACCTCCAAGGCGATCCGGCTGCCGCGCGACTGGCCGGCCCTGCTCGCTGCCGCGCGCCTGGCGTAA